One segment of Neodiprion fabricii isolate iyNeoFabr1 chromosome 1, iyNeoFabr1.1, whole genome shotgun sequence DNA contains the following:
- the LOC124187816 gene encoding uncharacterized protein LOC124187816: MREYVVTHPLIAGTATSEALNPRDAFYGGRTGNASRYYEVKTDATGNAYEEIRYIDVCSLYPFICKNGRFPVGHPTVYVGEECKLLTGSSGCDITRVEGLIKCRVLPPRNLYHPVLPVRMHDKLMFALCRSCCQSLNQDECRHDDEAAREFEGTWVSIKLKKAVEMGYKIRSISEIWSYTVTSLDPTTRQGGHFAGYIDTFLKIKQEASGWPAECEDESARMRYLDEYERVEGIRLDRDRIAKNPGMRSVFKLCLNSFWGKFRQRENLVKTEVIKTRQQLLELLTNPEVEVSGLLPVNDEVLYVRWSHVQHGVEPSALANVVIASYTTAQARLKLFSFLEKLDRRVLYYDTDSVIYTRNLRRPNEYEPPTGNFLGDLTDELASYGRGSFIRAFVSGGPKFYTFIIKRPNGEEVEICKVKGISLNHATSSKINFEAIKRMVVEAAAPIPLEYRAVRRTELHAVVTRSEHKTCKPVYVKRRCCVTSFDTLPYGYRTG; this comes from the coding sequence ATGAGGGAGTACGTGGTAACACACCCGCTGATCGCTGGCACTGCCACGAGCGAAGCACTCAATCCGCGTGATGCGTTCTACGGCGGTCGAACGGGGAACGCTTCCCGATACTACGAGGTGAAAACAGATGCAACGGGCAACGCGTACGAGGAAATACGATACATCGATGTTTGCTCGTTGTATCCGTTCATCTGTAAGAATGGAAGGTTCCCTGTTGGCCACCCGACGGTCTACGTTGGAGAGGAGTGTAAGCTCTTGACAGGGTCGAGCGGTTGCGACATCACGCGAGTTGAGGGGCTCATCAAGTGCCGAGTTTTACCGCCTCGCAATCTTTATCACCCTGTTTTACCGGTGCGCATGCATGACAAACTCATGTTTGCCTTGTGCCGCTCATGTTGTCAGAGTTTGAACCAGGACGAGTGTAGACATGATGACGAGGCTGCGCGAGAATTCGAGGGCACGTGGGTGTcgatcaaattaaaaaaagccGTGGAAATGGGATACAAGATCAGGAGCATAAGCGAGATCTGGTCGTATACGGTGACATCGTTAGACCCGACTACTCGTCAAGGTGGGCATTTCGCCGGCTATATCGACACCTTCCTCAAGATTAAGCAAGAGGCAAGCGGCTGGCCTGCTGAATGCGAGGACGAGTCGGCTCGAATGCGCTACCTTGATGAGTATGAGCGGGTCGAGGGTATACGGCTAGATCGCGACCGTATTGCTAAGAATCCCGGCATGCGatcagttttcaaattatgcTTAAATTCGTTTTGGGGCAAGTTCCGGCAACGCGAGAATCTGGTAAAAACAGAGGTCATAAAGACGCGTCAGCAGCTGCTCGAGCTTTTGACCAACCCTGAAGTCGAGGTGTCCGGTTTGCTGCCCGTGAATGACGAAGTGTTGTACGTGCGTTGGTCGCACGTGCAACACGGCGTTGAACCGTCAGCGCTGGCAAACGTCGTGATTGCCTCGTACACCACTGCCCAGGCTCGGCTGAAGCTCTTCTCGTTCCTTGAGAAGCTCGATCGGCGCGTGCTCTATTACGACACCGATTCAGTAATTTATACCCGAAACCTCCGAAGGCCAAACGAGTATGAACCTCCCACGGGTAACTTTCTTGGCGACCTGACGGACGAGTTGGCGTCTTACGGCCGTGGGAGTTTTATACGCGCTTTCGTCTCGGGAGGGCCAAAATTCTATACTTTCATCATTAAACGTCCGAATGGTGAAGAGGTGGAAATTTGCAAGGTGAAAGGCATATCACTGAATCACGCAACGAGCTCGAAAATCAACTTCGAGGCCATCAAGCGGATGGTGGTAGAAGCCGCTGCACCCATTCCCTTGGAGTATCGCGCCGTTCGACGAACGGAACTGCACGCAGTCGTGACGCGCTCCGAGCACAAAACGTGTAAACCGGTGTACGTGAAAAGGCGTTGTTGCGTCACGAGTTTCGATACGCTGCCCTACGGTTATCGCACTGGATGA